One window of Bacillus sp. (in: firmicutes) genomic DNA carries:
- a CDS encoding RNA polymerase sigma factor, translating to MKKENILASYLINLGEEVFRLLLTKGAKKEDAEDIIQNTFYKVYTLLDDLTESNIRPWFFRVALNEYIDLKRKKEQQNISITEEIYSKLQHTDYEFDAILNKDEIFYLLKDIREEYKEIFFLKYYYELSYEEIAIILDIKVNSVKQKLYRARQFIHSKIGGKP from the coding sequence ATGAAAAAAGAAAATATACTAGCCTCCTATCTTATCAATTTAGGAGAGGAAGTGTTCCGGCTATTATTAACGAAAGGAGCTAAAAAGGAAGATGCGGAAGATATAATTCAAAACACTTTTTATAAAGTGTACACACTGTTGGATGATTTAACAGAGAGCAATATACGTCCGTGGTTTTTTAGAGTAGCGCTCAATGAATATATTGACTTGAAAAGGAAAAAAGAGCAGCAAAACATCAGCATAACCGAGGAAATTTATTCAAAGCTACAACATACAGACTACGAATTTGATGCCATTTTGAATAAGGATGAGATTTTCTACTTATTAAAAGACATCAGAGAAGAATACAAAGAAATTTTCTTTTTAAAGTATTACTATGAACTTTCGTATGAAGAAATAGCAATCATTTTGGACATTAAAGTAAACAGTGTAAAGCAAAAATTATATCGTGCACGTCAGTTTATTCACTCAAAAATAGGAGGAAAACCTTAA
- a CDS encoding MarR family transcriptional regulator, translating to MNQRLEQNQLGEWKSNFNDPKDSSGFLLWQVTQAWQRMITRELNKINLTHTQFVLLTACKFLHLNEEVVTQKKLADFTKLNIMMVSDVVRTLETKGFMCRSKNPLDKREIILSPTEEGSIKVNMALPIVENVDDQFFSRIKGEQQSFNKILLSLLSLSTHVDD from the coding sequence ATGAACCAAAGATTGGAGCAAAATCAGTTAGGTGAATGGAAGTCGAATTTTAATGACCCAAAAGATAGTTCAGGTTTTTTGCTTTGGCAAGTGACACAAGCTTGGCAAAGAATGATTACAAGAGAACTGAATAAAATAAACCTGACTCATACGCAGTTTGTGTTGTTGACAGCTTGTAAATTTCTTCATTTGAACGAAGAAGTTGTCACACAAAAGAAGCTTGCTGATTTCACAAAATTAAATATCATGATGGTTTCTGATGTTGTGAGAACACTTGAAACGAAAGGTTTTATGTGTAGAAGTAAAAATCCTTTAGATAAACGCGAAATAATACTTTCACCAACGGAAGAAGGTTCAATTAAAGTAAACATGGCGCTACCGATTGTAGAAAATGTTGATGACCAATTTTTCTCTCGGATTAAGGGTGAACAGCAAAGTTTTAATAAAATTCTGCTTTCACTTCTATCTCTAAGCACACATGTCGATGATTAA
- a CDS encoding DUF1835 domain-containing protein → MKEERNYQRVHILFGDSPAGALKIVLKEMGVHQLEKVISFWDMFSIGPIMRLHEDNGKEIRFNWMKSVMNDEYEDFQDYQQGFYETINQINSVSKDVPIIIWVANNAHEQTGLRYVLYLLRDKTNDIKVINTTTVFAEEFNRPDIKYTVLNTGEIIPEKLQAIYEKSESTFLSKHERVELEEEWLALADTNETLRIWRNKKIKSVREDYYDQYMINMSKKLQFKREREQHSFYILTFYWFNCIIVVSIDFFVD, encoded by the coding sequence ATGAAGGAAGAAAGAAATTATCAAAGGGTACATATTCTATTTGGGGATTCACCTGCAGGAGCTTTAAAAATAGTTCTGAAGGAAATGGGAGTACATCAATTGGAAAAGGTTATTTCCTTTTGGGATATGTTTTCCATTGGCCCTATCATGCGGTTGCATGAGGATAATGGGAAGGAAATTAGATTTAATTGGATGAAAAGTGTTATGAACGATGAGTATGAAGATTTTCAGGACTATCAACAGGGATTCTATGAGACTATCAATCAAATAAATTCTGTTTCAAAAGATGTGCCAATTATTATATGGGTGGCTAATAACGCTCATGAACAGACAGGGCTGCGCTATGTTCTATATTTATTGCGGGACAAAACGAATGATATCAAGGTGATTAACACAACGACGGTATTTGCGGAAGAGTTTAACAGACCAGATATTAAATACACTGTTCTGAACACAGGAGAAATTATCCCAGAAAAACTGCAAGCCATTTATGAGAAAAGTGAATCCACCTTTTTATCAAAGCATGAAAGGGTGGAACTTGAAGAGGAATGGCTAGCTCTTGCTGATACTAACGAAACATTGCGTATTTGGCGAAATAAAAAGATTAAGAGCGTTAGAGAAGATTATTACGACCAGTATATGATAAATATGTCGAAAAAACTTCAGTTTAAGCGAGAACGTGAACAACACTCTTTCTATATTCTCACTTTCTATTGGTTCAATTGCATTATTGTTGTTTCCATTGATTTTTTTGTTGATTAA
- the hsdR gene encoding type I restriction-modification system endonuclease — MMQTHNFQFLEKDWEVLARVGEVAERNVYQNPNLTMSELRKFAETITKYTLAKEEIKEQRGTTQEERLKILFYDQTIPKEIYDLFNAIRIKGNKATHNLDYGDVDEAKTLLHMTYRIAAWFVEVYGNWTIQIPPYQEPTPQNYISEAELQKIIKGYEKKFADEMDKELEKIHKEQLYVNEKEKQQRREQSVRVAASFELSEAETRMLIDQQLQEAGWEADTENLRFSKDTRPEKGRNIAIAEWPLKHGRADYALFIGLEFVAIIEAKRASKDIPADIAQAKDYAKQITRHGDEVIYEPWGDYFVPFLFATNGRPYIKQFEQKSGIWFLDARKSTNHPRAIRGWYTPQGLKELLEKDIDRSEEWLRDEKFDYLKLRPYQVSAIKAVENALEQKQREILLAMATGTGKTRMAIGLIYRLIKAKRFQRILFLVDRSALGEQAEDAFKDSKLESFHTFTEIYNLKGLTDKTPERETKVQIATVQGMLKRIFYNEKNEDKPTIDQYDCVIVDEAHRGYTLDKEMSEMEVEFRDHKDYVSKYRQVLDYFDAVRIGLTATPALHTTEIFGKPVFTYSYREAVIEGYLVDHEPPYQFETALKKAGIKWEKGEKIEVYDTISGKLSQEELEDEVNIEVTRFNTKVITENFNRVVIGELVNYISPDDEGKTLIFAATDDHADLVVTVLKEELEKLYGSVEDNAVMKITGSIKDPSKAIKRFKNERLPIIVVTVDLLTTGVDVPAITNLVFLRRIKSRILYEQMLGRATRKCDEIKKDHFNIFDAVGIYESLEPYTSMKPVVTRPNISLTQLLDELEGINQEEHLAKQKDEIIGKIQRKKRYWSEKNQQDFKVLSGGKTVDEFVDWLKEIKPSQLPNQLKEYKSMFRYMDENINRENIQLISHHEDQLLSVKRGYGNAEKPDDFLQSFGQFIKDNMNKIPALMVVCQRPTDLTRDELKKLLLELDQKGFSEKNLQAAWRDAKNEDIAADIIAFIRQQALGDPLVSHEERIKIAMQKIYKMKAWPPVQKQWLERIEKQLMQETILDPDPEKAFEYEPFKSRGGFKQLNKIFNGQLPEIVREINHNLYNYKKEQA, encoded by the coding sequence ATGATGCAAACTCATAACTTTCAGTTTTTAGAAAAAGACTGGGAAGTGCTTGCTCGTGTTGGAGAAGTAGCTGAACGGAATGTATACCAAAACCCGAATTTGACAATGAGTGAGCTGCGAAAATTTGCTGAAACGATAACGAAATATACTTTAGCGAAGGAAGAGATTAAAGAGCAACGTGGGACTACGCAAGAAGAACGCCTTAAAATCCTGTTCTATGACCAAACGATTCCGAAGGAAATCTATGATTTATTTAATGCTATCCGCATAAAAGGAAATAAAGCTACCCATAACTTGGACTATGGAGATGTTGATGAAGCGAAGACGTTATTACATATGACATACCGGATTGCCGCATGGTTTGTGGAGGTCTATGGTAATTGGACGATTCAAATTCCACCGTATCAAGAACCAACTCCACAAAATTATATTTCAGAAGCTGAACTTCAGAAGATTATTAAAGGCTATGAAAAAAAGTTTGCTGATGAAATGGACAAGGAACTTGAGAAAATCCATAAAGAGCAATTGTATGTGAATGAAAAAGAAAAACAGCAACGACGAGAACAATCCGTGCGTGTTGCTGCGAGCTTTGAATTAAGTGAAGCGGAAACAAGGATGCTGATAGACCAGCAATTGCAGGAGGCAGGTTGGGAAGCGGATACTGAAAATCTTCGCTTTTCTAAAGATACCCGTCCAGAAAAAGGAAGGAACATAGCGATTGCCGAATGGCCTTTAAAACATGGACGTGCTGACTACGCCTTATTCATTGGACTAGAATTCGTAGCAATCATTGAAGCAAAACGGGCAAGTAAGGATATTCCTGCTGATATTGCTCAAGCAAAAGACTATGCTAAACAAATCACAAGACACGGTGATGAGGTTATTTATGAGCCTTGGGGCGATTATTTTGTCCCATTTTTATTTGCTACAAATGGCAGGCCTTACATAAAACAGTTTGAGCAAAAATCAGGCATCTGGTTTTTAGATGCTAGAAAGTCTACAAATCATCCCCGGGCTATAAGAGGTTGGTATACACCACAAGGATTAAAGGAACTGTTAGAAAAAGATATTGACCGCTCGGAAGAATGGTTAAGAGATGAGAAATTTGACTACTTAAAATTGCGCCCATATCAAGTTTCAGCTATCAAAGCAGTTGAAAATGCCCTTGAACAGAAGCAACGGGAAATTTTACTTGCGATGGCAACAGGAACGGGAAAGACAAGAATGGCGATTGGGCTCATTTATCGGTTAATTAAAGCAAAACGATTTCAGCGCATTTTATTTTTAGTAGACCGTTCTGCATTAGGAGAGCAAGCGGAAGATGCTTTTAAAGATAGCAAATTAGAAAGTTTTCATACCTTTACTGAAATATACAATTTAAAAGGTTTAACAGATAAAACACCTGAGCGGGAAACGAAGGTCCAGATTGCAACTGTCCAAGGGATGTTAAAGAGAATTTTTTATAATGAAAAAAATGAAGATAAACCAACAATTGATCAATATGATTGCGTAATAGTTGACGAAGCTCACCGCGGCTACACATTAGATAAGGAAATGAGCGAGATGGAGGTTGAATTTCGTGATCATAAAGATTATGTAAGCAAATACCGCCAAGTATTAGATTATTTCGATGCAGTTCGCATTGGGCTAACGGCAACACCAGCGCTCCACACTACTGAAATCTTTGGTAAGCCAGTGTTTACATATTCATACCGTGAAGCCGTGATTGAAGGTTATCTTGTTGATCATGAACCGCCATACCAGTTTGAAACAGCCTTGAAAAAGGCAGGGATTAAGTGGGAAAAGGGTGAAAAAATTGAGGTTTATGATACGATTTCAGGTAAACTTTCTCAAGAAGAACTAGAAGATGAAGTAAACATTGAGGTTACTCGATTTAATACAAAAGTAATTACAGAAAATTTCAACCGTGTCGTTATCGGGGAGTTAGTAAACTATATTTCCCCAGATGATGAAGGGAAAACATTGATTTTTGCAGCAACAGATGACCATGCTGATTTAGTTGTAACAGTTTTAAAAGAAGAGCTAGAAAAGCTGTATGGCAGTGTTGAAGATAATGCCGTGATGAAAATAACAGGTTCGATAAAAGACCCATCAAAGGCAATTAAAAGATTTAAAAATGAACGCCTTCCTATTATTGTTGTAACCGTTGATTTATTAACAACGGGTGTTGACGTGCCAGCGATTACGAATCTTGTTTTTTTAAGACGAATCAAATCGCGAATATTGTATGAACAAATGCTGGGCCGTGCAACTAGGAAATGCGATGAAATCAAAAAGGATCATTTTAATATTTTTGATGCCGTCGGCATTTATGAATCATTGGAACCTTATACAAGTATGAAGCCGGTCGTAACAAGGCCAAATATTTCTCTAACACAGCTGCTTGATGAACTAGAAGGGATAAATCAGGAGGAGCATCTTGCGAAACAAAAGGACGAAATCATTGGAAAAATCCAGCGAAAAAAGCGCTATTGGTCTGAAAAAAACCAACAAGATTTCAAGGTATTATCAGGAGGAAAAACTGTCGATGAATTTGTAGATTGGCTGAAGGAAATCAAGCCTTCACAATTACCCAATCAATTAAAAGAATATAAGTCAATGTTTCGTTATATGGACGAGAACATTAATCGTGAGAATATACAGCTAATTTCCCATCATGAGGATCAATTGCTAAGTGTAAAAAGAGGCTATGGAAATGCAGAAAAGCCAGATGACTTTTTACAATCTTTCGGCCAATTTATTAAAGATAATATGAACAAGATTCCAGCGCTTATGGTTGTTTGCCAACGCCCAACAGATTTAACAAGAGATGAATTAAAAAAGCTGTTGCTTGAACTAGATCAAAAAGGGTTTTCGGAAAAGAACTTACAAGCAGCATGGCGTGATGCAAAAAATGAGGACATTGCCGCCGATATTATCGCCTTTATTCGTCAACAAGCACTAGGAGACCCGTTGGTCAGCCATGAGGAGCGCATTAAAATAGCAATGCAGAAAATATACAAAATGAAAGCATGGCCACCTGTTCAAAAACAATGGTTGGAACGGATTGAGAAGCAATTGATGCAAGAAACAATCCTTGATCCAGATCCAGAAAAAGCATTTGAATATGAACCATTTAAAAGCCGGGGCGGATTTAAGCAGTTAAATAAAATCTTCAATGGGCAATTACCTGAGATTGTTCGTGAAATTAATCATAACTTATACAACTACAAGAAGGAGCAAGCCTAG
- a CDS encoding N-6 DNA methylase — protein MSNQEIVQKLWNLCNVLRDDGITYHQYVTELTYLLFLKMMKETGQDYIIEEQYRWDELVKKEGIELKEFYRQLLLDLGKAENELLKEIYTDASTYISEPKNLEKIIKSIDDLDWYSAKQEGLGDLYEGLLEKNASEVKSGAGQYFTPRVLIDTIVKLIDPQPGERCHDPAAGTFGFMIAADRHVRNKTDDYFELSQDEAEFQKYKAFSGVELVKDTHRLATMNALLHDIQGELILGDTLSTLGEGLKNYDVILTNPPFGTKKGGERATRTDFTYTTSNKQLNFLQHIYRALKANGKAHAAVVLPDNVLFEGGVGADIRRDLMDKCNLHTVLRLPTGIFYAQGVKTNVLFFTREKTDVGNTKEVWVYDLRTNMPSFGKRNPLTEAHFEKFIGAYTAEDRTKVDDERWNVFTREDIAKKDDSLDIGLIADESLSIYENLPDPIESAEEAVGKLEQAISLLNEVIAELKEAEQQTFYKPSNVETLKVAETAEVLRNE, from the coding sequence ATGTCAAACCAAGAGATTGTACAAAAATTATGGAATTTATGTAACGTGCTACGTGATGATGGGATTACGTACCATCAATACGTTACCGAGCTGACTTATCTTTTATTCTTAAAAATGATGAAGGAAACTGGCCAAGACTATATTATCGAAGAACAATATCGCTGGGATGAACTAGTCAAGAAAGAGGGTATTGAATTAAAGGAGTTTTACCGCCAATTATTGCTTGATTTGGGGAAGGCGGAAAATGAACTTTTAAAAGAAATCTATACGGATGCTTCCACATACATTAGCGAGCCGAAAAACTTAGAAAAAATTATTAAGTCAATCGACGATTTAGATTGGTACAGCGCCAAGCAAGAGGGGTTAGGCGATTTATATGAAGGTTTGCTCGAAAAAAATGCGAGTGAAGTGAAATCAGGGGCAGGTCAATATTTTACACCAAGGGTGCTTATCGATACGATTGTAAAACTTATCGACCCACAGCCCGGAGAGCGTTGCCATGACCCAGCAGCTGGAACTTTTGGATTCATGATTGCAGCGGACCGCCATGTTCGCAACAAGACGGACGATTATTTTGAATTATCTCAAGATGAAGCGGAATTTCAGAAATATAAAGCATTTAGCGGTGTCGAGCTTGTTAAAGACACACATCGTCTTGCCACAATGAACGCTTTACTTCACGATATCCAAGGTGAACTAATTTTAGGTGACACGCTTTCCACTTTAGGCGAGGGTTTGAAAAATTATGATGTTATTTTAACGAATCCGCCTTTTGGAACGAAAAAGGGCGGGGAGAGAGCGACCCGTACAGATTTTACTTACACAACATCGAACAAGCAGCTAAACTTCCTTCAACATATATACCGTGCCTTAAAAGCAAATGGCAAGGCACATGCAGCCGTTGTTCTCCCTGATAATGTGCTGTTTGAAGGTGGCGTTGGCGCAGATATTCGCCGTGACTTAATGGACAAATGCAATCTCCATACGGTTTTACGCTTGCCAACAGGAATTTTCTATGCCCAAGGCGTAAAAACAAATGTCTTATTTTTTACTCGTGAAAAAACAGATGTTGGCAATACAAAAGAAGTATGGGTGTATGACCTTCGCACGAACATGCCGTCATTTGGGAAGCGAAACCCATTAACAGAAGCTCATTTTGAAAAATTTATAGGAGCCTATACAGCGGAGGACAGAACGAAAGTAGATGATGAACGGTGGAATGTCTTTACGAGGGAAGATATTGCGAAAAAAGATGACAGCTTAGACATTGGCTTGATTGCCGATGAATCACTATCCATATACGAAAACTTGCCAGACCCAATTGAATCAGCAGAAGAAGCGGTAGGAAAGCTAGAACAAGCGATTTCTTTACTAAATGAAGTGATTGCTGAATTGAAAGAGGCGGAGCAGCAAACTTTTTATAAGCCATCTAACGTAGAAACGCTAAAAGTGGCGGAAACAGCTGAGGTGCTTCGGAATGAGTAA
- a CDS encoding restriction endonuclease subunit S: MSKTTKRKMLDELLEEALVPEEEQPYEVPGNWVWVRLKTINMSKTSNIKPKDYSDEIFELYSVPNFAIDEPEYLSGEGIGSDKQLVKKDNILLCKINPRINRVWIVSDNKGQYQQLASTEWIVIENNQVVYPKYLLNLLKAPYFRKMLTSNVSGVGGSLTRARPKDVETYPIAFPPLKEQKRIVEKIERLFSKLDDSKQLIEEVKASVEQRWETVVEMVLHGDLTKEWRIQNSEIESAHKLFGKIQAYYKKKTETEEQEPIPSLYQLPSSWKWVRLKDVIEINPPKKRMSDVADEQLCTFIPMPAVSDKTGEIAAPEIREFEQVKKGYTFFIEGDILFAKITPCMENGKTAIAENLINGFGYGSTEFHVIRTNPHINSKLIYYLLRSKKFRSLAKYEMTGAVGQQRVPKIFLENYLFPLPPKEEQDVIVQLLDKLHEKEMKIQQIESLEDKIELIRQSILNKAFRGELGTNDQTEESAIELLKEVLESRR; the protein is encoded by the coding sequence ATGAGTAAAACAACGAAGAGAAAGATGCTGGACGAGCTTTTGGAAGAAGCGTTAGTACCAGAAGAAGAGCAGCCTTATGAAGTACCAGGGAATTGGGTGTGGGTTAGACTTAAAACAATTAATATGAGTAAAACTAGTAACATTAAACCTAAAGATTATTCAGATGAGATATTTGAATTGTATAGTGTTCCAAACTTTGCAATTGATGAACCAGAATATCTTTCCGGAGAAGGAATTGGTTCAGATAAACAGTTAGTGAAAAAAGACAATATTTTATTATGTAAGATAAATCCGAGAATAAATAGGGTTTGGATTGTTTCAGATAATAAAGGTCAATATCAACAATTAGCATCTACAGAGTGGATTGTTATTGAAAATAATCAAGTAGTTTATCCTAAATACCTATTAAACTTATTAAAAGCACCTTATTTCAGAAAAATGCTTACATCCAATGTGTCTGGCGTGGGTGGTTCACTTACAAGAGCGAGGCCGAAGGATGTCGAAACATATCCAATTGCATTTCCTCCATTAAAGGAACAAAAACGAATTGTTGAGAAAATTGAGCGACTTTTTTCAAAACTTGATGATAGTAAACAGTTAATTGAAGAAGTAAAAGCCTCCGTTGAACAACGCTGGGAAACTGTAGTTGAAATGGTTTTGCATGGGGATTTAACAAAGGAATGGCGTATTCAAAATTCGGAGATTGAAAGCGCACATAAGTTGTTTGGAAAAATTCAAGCATACTACAAAAAAAAGACGGAAACAGAAGAACAAGAACCAATACCTTCCCTTTATCAACTACCTTCCAGTTGGAAATGGGTAAGGTTGAAAGATGTAATAGAAATCAATCCTCCCAAAAAACGCATGTCAGATGTTGCTGACGAACAACTATGTACATTTATACCAATGCCAGCGGTCAGTGACAAAACTGGTGAAATTGCGGCTCCAGAAATAAGGGAGTTTGAACAAGTTAAGAAAGGTTATACATTTTTTATCGAAGGAGATATTCTTTTTGCAAAGATCACCCCTTGTATGGAAAACGGAAAAACTGCCATTGCAGAAAACTTAATAAATGGATTTGGTTATGGCTCAACGGAATTCCATGTTATTAGAACGAATCCTCATATCAATTCAAAATTGATTTATTACTTATTACGTTCAAAGAAATTTCGTTCATTAGCGAAATATGAAATGACAGGTGCAGTAGGTCAACAACGTGTTCCGAAAATATTTTTAGAGAACTATTTATTTCCCCTACCACCTAAAGAAGAACAGGATGTCATCGTTCAGTTACTAGATAAATTACATGAGAAGGAAATGAAAATACAACAAATAGAAAGTTTAGAAGATAAAATAGAATTGATTCGCCAATCCATTCTAAACAAAGCCTTCCGCGGCGAGCTTGGAACAAATGACCAAACTGAAGAAAGCGCCATTGAGCTTTTGAAGGAAGTGCTGGAATCTAGAAGATAA
- a CDS encoding helix-turn-helix transcriptional regulator produces MAEEVGVTEQAIWQYENGYMSPKLEVVNKLKTIFKVKSSYFYHEDLLAGTDMANIHVQNIAYRSETINSLTKSQSESMHIRFLDAFFKKIEKKISYQKTHF; encoded by the coding sequence TTGGCGGAAGAGGTTGGTGTAACGGAGCAGGCTATTTGGCAATATGAAAATGGATATATGTCTCCCAAACTTGAAGTGGTAAATAAGTTAAAGACAATTTTTAAAGTAAAATCTTCCTATTTTTATCATGAAGACCTATTAGCTGGGACAGACATGGCTAATATCCATGTTCAAAATATTGCTTATCGCTCTGAAACAATTAATTCATTAACGAAATCTCAAAGTGAATCGATGCATATAAGATTTCTTGATGCATTTTTTAAAAAAATTGAAAAGAAAATAAGCTACCAAAAAACACACTTCTGA
- a CDS encoding ImmA/IrrE family metallo-endopeptidase: protein MKNHPELDRDNQIQYIANLARNNIGLEANSNRNLPFFLERAGAFIFEKEIGETIDAYSLWTTDNRPYIILGSIKKSDVRRNFDVAHELGHLLLHYKVEFTMQDKNTRLIIGHALVCVPFIRRLLFSCKKPKTIIFGFLI from the coding sequence ATGAAAAACCATCCTGAATTGGATAGGGACAACCAGATACAGTATATAGCTAACTTAGCACGAAATAATATTGGGTTAGAAGCGAATTCTAATAGGAATTTACCGTTCTTTTTAGAGCGGGCGGGAGCTTTTATATTTGAAAAAGAAATTGGCGAAACGATCGATGCTTATAGTTTATGGACTACGGATAATAGACCTTACATTATTTTAGGGTCTATAAAAAAATCGGATGTTAGAAGGAACTTTGATGTAGCCCATGAATTAGGCCATCTACTGTTGCATTATAAAGTAGAATTCACGATGCAAGATAAAAATACACGGTTGATAATCGGACACGCGCTGGTTTGTGTCCCATTTATTCGTAGGTTGCTTTTCTCCTGCAAAAAGCCGAAGACTATTATCTTCGGCTTTTTAATATAA
- a CDS encoding YbfB/YjiJ family MFS transporter, protein MKRQQVGVLFGGILLLVIAMGISRFAFTPILPYMRQDVGFSFEAAGYLASSNYIGYFIGALWAGFIYRQRKSVLLFSVILNVLSIILMGIIDSYMVWIVFRLIAGITGGLIFVLTSSIIMDYLAKHFLTKWSGYVFSGIGLGIAISGLFVPYFERRFAWEGAWIGLGILSVLFFLITFYLWRKLHIQDHKKPTKSTDTQIARGFMPWLIASYGFEGLGYIITGTFLVDIIHNIPALAPYSAYSWVMVGIAAVPSAPIWTMLMEKFSAIKILVIAYVLQVFGILLPVFSQTVGSVLLSSFLFGLTFVGIVTLTTSYARQQYPTQSGAIVSILTTFYAFGQIIGPIIAGKLVSVYNSYKAALLFAGIIVLLALIVMLIGKWKLNVKKAHIEQERVLQM, encoded by the coding sequence ATGAAACGTCAACAAGTCGGGGTTTTATTTGGCGGAATTTTACTGCTTGTCATTGCAATGGGTATTAGCCGTTTTGCGTTCACACCAATTCTTCCATATATGCGGCAAGATGTAGGCTTTTCTTTTGAAGCAGCAGGGTATTTAGCCTCTAGCAATTATATTGGCTATTTTATCGGAGCCTTGTGGGCAGGATTTATTTATCGGCAGAGAAAGTCTGTGTTATTGTTTAGCGTGATCCTTAATGTTTTGTCTATTATATTGATGGGCATTATTGATTCCTACATGGTTTGGATTGTATTTCGGCTAATCGCAGGTATTACAGGTGGATTAATTTTCGTGTTAACGTCTAGTATTATTATGGATTATTTAGCGAAGCATTTTTTAACAAAATGGTCAGGGTATGTGTTTAGTGGCATAGGACTTGGAATTGCGATTTCAGGGCTTTTCGTGCCTTATTTCGAAAGACGATTTGCATGGGAGGGTGCTTGGATTGGTTTAGGTATCCTATCTGTGCTATTTTTCCTCATTACATTTTACTTATGGAGAAAATTACACATACAAGACCACAAGAAACCTACAAAATCGACTGATACACAAATCGCACGTGGATTTATGCCATGGCTTATTGCATCATATGGATTCGAAGGACTTGGTTATATTATTACGGGCACGTTTTTAGTGGATATTATTCATAATATCCCCGCACTTGCACCTTATTCAGCTTACAGTTGGGTCATGGTTGGTATTGCTGCTGTACCTTCTGCACCTATATGGACGATGTTAATGGAGAAGTTTTCTGCTATCAAAATATTGGTTATCGCTTATGTTCTCCAAGTTTTCGGTATATTGCTGCCAGTATTCTCACAAACAGTCGGAAGTGTGCTTCTGTCTTCGTTTTTATTTGGCTTAACATTTGTCGGGATTGTCACATTAACAACATCCTATGCTCGTCAGCAATATCCAACACAAAGCGGAGCTATTGTATCAATTCTTACAACATTTTATGCTTTTGGACAAATTATCGGACCGATTATCGCTGGAAAACTAGTTTCTGTGTACAACAGCTATAAAGCTGCACTTCTTTTTGCTGGTATAATTGTTCTTTTGGCATTAATAGTCATGCTGATTGGCAAGTGGAAATTAAATGTAAAAAAAGCTCATATCGAACAAGAAAGAGTATTACAGATGTAA
- a CDS encoding LysR family transcriptional regulator, whose translation MNLHALRLFTKVAELKSVSKAAGQLMISQPAVTMQIRNLEQELGLKLIEAEGRGISLTSNGEFLFKEAQRLFNLEMNIEQKVKELKSLGIEELHIAATHVPAHYLLPKWIAKYKQMYPDINIEVNTNNSKQVLEDLLQYKINVGFVVQEDGYHEDVDYTLLRNLEYYFIVPYDDELAGEEVGLNDLMKKPFILREDGSSTKELLVALCKIHKSPPPKMGLQLSGINESIQAIAAGYGAMLAPSIAVQEQINRKQIAQVHVKNIDIERPIYLCMRKNEVNLSAYVQAFIDIISAE comes from the coding sequence ATGAATTTACATGCGCTTCGTTTATTTACAAAAGTAGCTGAATTAAAAAGTGTATCGAAAGCGGCTGGGCAACTGATGATTAGTCAACCTGCTGTCACAATGCAAATACGTAATTTAGAACAAGAGTTAGGCTTGAAGCTTATTGAAGCAGAAGGGCGCGGGATTAGTCTTACAAGTAATGGTGAATTTTTGTTTAAAGAGGCACAACGTCTGTTTAATTTGGAAATGAATATTGAACAAAAAGTTAAGGAATTAAAATCTTTAGGAATTGAGGAGCTTCATATAGCAGCAACCCATGTGCCAGCACATTATTTATTGCCAAAATGGATTGCGAAATATAAACAAATGTATCCTGATATAAATATTGAAGTAAATACAAATAACTCCAAACAAGTTCTTGAAGATTTGTTACAGTACAAAATCAATGTGGGCTTTGTTGTGCAGGAAGACGGGTATCATGAGGATGTTGATTACACGCTTCTACGTAATTTAGAGTACTATTTTATTGTTCCGTATGATGATGAACTTGCGGGGGAGGAAGTAGGGTTAAACGATCTCATGAAGAAACCTTTTATTTTAAGAGAGGATGGAAGTTCGACAAAAGAATTGCTAGTAGCCCTTTGTAAAATTCATAAATCCCCGCCTCCTAAAATGGGGCTTCAATTAAGTGGTATTAACGAGTCGATTCAAGCTATTGCGGCAGGGTATGGAGCAATGTTAGCCCCTTCTATTGCAGTTCAAGAACAAATCAATAGAAAACAGATTGCGCAAGTTCATGTGAAAAATATAGACATAGAGCGCCCGATTTACTTGTGTATGAGAAAAAACGAAGTGAATTTATCGGCTTATGTTCAAGCGTTTATAGATATCATTAGTGCTGAATAA